One Oncorhynchus clarkii lewisi isolate Uvic-CL-2024 unplaced genomic scaffold, UVic_Ocla_1.0 unplaced_contig_1454_pilon_pilon, whole genome shotgun sequence genomic window carries:
- the LOC139401824 gene encoding zinc finger protein 850-like isoform X1 gives MDRDRASPSPSNLPESPGHNSPGSALLLDLKRVSVQLVDCRKTAGQSGTVREGHEEEGDLISSRDSPNRRSLSGRDLSSGELQQQHVADEAEKSVSQSEHLKHQHRRTGKKSHHSCSDCGKSFTTRRSFITHLRIHTGEKPYHCDQCGKSFARSGQLTTHRVTHTGEKPYSCGQCGKSFNQPGNLTAHQLTHTGEKPYSCDQCGKSFNHSGNLTAHQVTHTGEKPYSCDQCGKSFARSGQLTTHRVTHTGEKPYSCGQCGKSFNQSGNLTAHQVTHTGEKPYSCDQCGKSFNHSGNLTAHQVTHTGEKPYSCDQCGKRFAQDSNLTRHQVTHTGEKPYSCDQCGKRFAQASNLTRHQVTHTGEKPYSCDQCGKSFATYYTFKYHLRIHTGEKPYPCLDCGKHFASAGSLTIHQSVHTGEKPYSCDQCGKSFAVASTLNKHQRIHTGEKPYSCNLCGKSFAVVSTLNKHQRIHTGEKPYSCDQCGKSFAQSDKLTIHQRTHTGEKPYSCDQCGKSFARASTLTKHQRTHTGEKPYSCDQCGKSFCGKRALTIHQRVHTGEKPYSCDQCGKSFNQSGSLTTHQRVHTGEKPYSCDQCGKSFNHSGNLTTHQRTHTGEKPYSCDQCGKSFAVSETLTRHQRIHTGEKPYNCGQCGKSFAGVSSLTAHQQTHTGKKPYSCGQCGKSFVIVSSLTTHQRTHTGEKPYSCGQCGKSVAVASTLITHQRTHTGVKPYSCDQCGKSFVIVSSLTTHQVTHTGVKPYGCDQCGKSFAAASALIIHQRTHTGEKPYSCDQCGKSFKHSGSLTTHQRTHTGVKPYSCDQCGKSFKHSGNLTTHQRTHTGEKPYSCGQCGKSFAVASTLITHQRTHTGVKPYSCYQCGKSFALASHLTAHHRIHTGEKPYSCDQCGRGFSQSVNRNIHQRTHTAEKPYSCVQCGKSFACAGVLTIHQRTHTGLKLYSCDQCGKSFNQSVHLTTHQRTHSGEKPYSCDQCGKSFVQSVHLTTHQRTHSGEKPYSCDQCGKSFVQSVHLSTHQRTHTGEKPYSCDQCGKSFAVSEKLTIHQRTHTGEKPYSCDQCGRGFSQSVTRNKHQRLHTGEKPYSCDQCGKSFAVSEKLTIHQRIHTGEKPYSCDHCGKSFAVVSSLIRHQVTHTGVRTYVCLCGKSFGLASSLTIHQRTHTGEKPYSCDHCGRGFSQSVNRNKHQRTHTGEKPYSCDQCGKSFAAGFTLTRHQRTHTGEKPYSCDHCGKSFALASTLTTHQRTHTGEKPYSCDQCGKRFNQACNLTKHQRTHTGEKEALYL, from the exons ATGGATCGG GACAGAGCTAGTCCGTCCCCCTCCAACCTGCCAGAGTCCCCTGGTCACAACTCTCCTGGTAGCGCCTTACTGCTGGATCTGAAGAGGGTGTCTGTGCAGCTGGTCGACTGCAGGAAAACAGCAGGGcagagtggaactgtgagagaaGGACACGAGGAGGAGGGAGATTTGATTTCATCAA GGGACTCTCCTAACCGTCGCTCTCTCAGCGGGAGGGACTTATCATCTGGGGAGCTTCAACAACAACATgttgctgacgaggcagagaagagtgtCTCCCAATCAGAACACCTCAAACACCAGCACAGACGTACAGGGAAGAAATCTCACCacagctgctctgactgtgggaagagtttcactaCACGGAGATCCTTCATAACGCACCTGCGTATTCACACcggagagaagccttatcactgtgatcagtgtgggaagagctttgctcgGTCTGGACAGCTGACTACACACCGggtaacacacactggagagaagccttatagctgtggtcagtgtggaaagagcttcAATCAGCCAGGCAACCTGACAGCACACCAGCTaacacacacgggagagaagccttacagctgtgatcagtgtgggaagagcttcaatcaCTCAGGCAACCTGACAGcacaccaggtaacacacactggagagaagccttatagctgtgatcagtgtgggaagagctttgctcgGTCTGGACAGCTGACTACACACCGggtaacacacactggagagaagccttatagctgtggtcagtgtggaaagagcttcAATCAGTCAGGCAACCTGACAGcacaccaggtaacacacacgggagagaagccttacagctgtgatcagtgtgggaagagcttcaatcaCTCAGGCAACCTGACAGcacaccaggtaacacacacgggagagaagccttacagctgtgatcaatgtgggaagaggtttGCTCAAGATTCCAACCTAACTAgacaccaggtaacacacacaggagaaaagccttacagctgtgatcaatgtgggaagaggtttGCTCAAGCTTCCAACCTAACTAgacaccaggtaacacacacaggagaaaagccttacagctgtgatcaatgtgggaagagttttgctacATATTACACCTTCAAATATCATCTGAGAattcatacaggggagaagccttacccctGTCTTGATTGTGGGAAACACTTTGCTAGTGCAGGATCCCTAACCATACACCAGAgtgtacacacaggagagaagccttatagctgtgatcagtgtgggaagagctttgctgtAGCTTCCACCTTGAATAAACACCAGCGcattcacactggagagaagccataTAGCTGTAATCTgtgtggaaagagctttgctGTGGTTTCCACCTTGAATAAACATCAGCgcatacacactggagagaagccatatagctgtgatcagtgtgggaagagctttgctcaATCAGATAAACTAACTatacaccagcgaacacacacaggagagaagccttatagctgtgatcagtgtgggaagagctttgctcgAGCTTCCACCCTGACTaaacaccagcgaacacacactggagagaagccttatagctgtgatcagtgtggaaagagcttt tgtgggaaga GAGCCTTAACCATACACCAGCgtgtacacacaggagagaaaccttatagttgtgatcagtgtgggaagagcttcaatcaGTCAGGCAGCCTGACTACACACCAGCgtgtacacacaggagagaaaccttatagttgtgatcagtgtgggaagagcttcaatcaTTCAGGCAACCTGACtacacaccagcgaacacacacaggagagaagccttatagttgtgatcagtgtgggaagagctttgctgtATCAGAAACACTAACTAGACACCAGcgaatacacactggagagaagccttataactgtggtcagtgtggaaagagctttgctGGAGTTTCGTCCCTGACTGCACACCAGCAAACTCACACTGGAAAAAAGCCTTACAGCTGTggtcagtgtgggaagagctttgttATAGTTTCCTCCCTGACTACACACCAGCGAACTCAcactggagaaaagccttacAGCTGTGGTCAGTGTGGGAAGAGCGTTGCTGTAGCTTCCACCCTGATTACACACCAGCGGACTCACACTGGagtgaagccttatagctgtgatcagtgtgggaagagctttgttATAGTTTCCTCCCTGACTAcacaccaggtaacacacactggaGTGAAGCCTTAtggctgtgatcagtgtgggaagagctttgctgcAGCTTCCGCCCTGATTatacaccagcgaacacacacaggagagaaaccttatagctgtgatcagtgtgggaagagcttcaaacATTCAGGCAGCCTGACtacacaccagcgaacacacacaggagtgaagccttatagctgtgatcagtgtggaaagagcttcAAACATTCAGGCAACCTGACtacacaccagcgaacacacacaggagagaagccttacagctgtggtcagtgtgggaagagctttgctgtAGCTTCCACCCTGATTACACACCAGCGGACTCACACTGGagtgaagccttatagctgttatcagtgtgggaagagctttgctctAGCTTCCCACCTGACTGCACACcacagaatacacacaggagagaagccttatagttGTGATCAGTGTGGAAGGGGCTTTTCTCAATCAGTAAACCGGAATatacaccagcgaacacacacagcagagaagccttatagctgtgttcagtgtggaaagagctttgct tg TGCAGGAGTCCTAACCATACACCAGCGGACACACACTGGATTGAAGctttatagctgtgatcagtgtgggaagagcttcaatcagtcagtccacctgactacacaccagcgaacacactctggagagaagccttatagctgtgatcagtgtgggaagagctttgttCAGTCAGTCCACCTGACcacacaccagcgaacacacagtggagagaagccttatagctgtgatcagtgtgggaagagcttcgtTCAGTCAGTCCACCTGTCtacacaccagcgaacacacactggagagaagccttatagctgtgatcagtgtggaaagagctttgctGTATCAGAAAAACTAACCatacaccagcgaacacacactggagagaagccttacagctgtgatcagtgtggaagGGGCTTTTCTCAATCAGTAACCCGGAATAAACACCAGCGactacacacaggagagaagccttatagctgtgatcagtgtggaaagagctttgctGTATCAGAAAAACTAACTATACACCagcgaatacacacaggagagaagccttatagctgtgatcactgtgggaagagctttgctgtAGTTTCCTCCCTGATTAgacaccaggtaacacacactggaGTGAGAACTTATGTCTGTCTATGTGGGAAGAGCTTTGGTCTAGCTTCCTCCCTTACTatacaccagcgaacacacactggagagaagccttatagctgtgatcattgTGGAAGGGGCTTTTCTCAATCAGTAAACCGGAATAAACACCaacgaacacacacaggagagaagccttatagctgtgatcagtgtgggaagagctttgctgcAGGTTTCACCCTGACTagacaccagcgaacacacacaggagagaagccttacagcTGTGATCATTGTGGAAAGAGCTTTGCTCTAGCTTCCACCCTGACtacacaccagcgaacacacactggggagaagccttatagctgtgatcagtgtggaaagCGCTTCAATCAGGCATGCAACCTGACTaaacaccagcgaacacacactggagagaaagaaGCCTTAtatctgtga
- the LOC139401824 gene encoding zinc finger protein ZFP2-like isoform X2, giving the protein MDRDRASPSPSTLPESPGRNSPGNALLMDLKRVSVWLVDCRKTAGQSGTVREGHEEGDLISSRDTPKCCSLSGRGLSSGEPQQHPVADETEKSLSRSEHLKKHQQRRTGKKPHHCCSDFGKSFTSQSGFIIQCGKSFASSNTFKSNVRIHTGEKPYPCLDCGKSFVSAGVLTIHQRTHTGLKLYSCDQCGKSFNQSVHLTTHQRTHSGEKPYSCDQCGKSFVQSVHLTTHQRTHSGEKPYSCDQCGKSFVQSVHLSTHQRTHTGEKPYSCDQCGKSFAVSEKLTIHQRTHTGEKPYSCDQCGRGFSQSVTRNKHQRLHTGEKPYSCDQCGKSFAVSEKLTIHQRIHTGEKPYSCDHCGKSFAVVSSLIRHQVTHTGVRTYVCLCGKSFGLASSLTIHQRTHTGEKPYSCDHCGRGFSQSVNRNKHQRTHTGEKPYSCDQCGKSFAAGFTLTRHQRTHTGEKPYSCDHCGKSFALASTLTTHQRTHTGEKPYSCDQCGKRFNQACNLTKHQRTHTGEKEALYL; this is encoded by the exons ATGGATCGG GACAGAGCTAGCCCGTCCCCCTCCACCCTGCCGGAGTCCCCTGGTCGCAACTCTCCTGGTAACGCCTTACTGATGGATCTGAAGAGGGTGTCTGTGTGGCTGGTCGACTGCAGGAAAACAGCAGGGcagagtggaactgtgagagaaGGACACGAGGAGGGAGATTTGATTTCATCAA GGGACACCCCTAAGTGTTGTTCTCTCAGTGGGAGGGGCTTAtcatctggggagcctcaacaacatcctgttGCTGACgagacagagaagagtctctccagatcagaacatctcaagaaacaccagcagagacgTACAGGGAAGAAACCTcaccactgctgctctgacttTGGGAAGAGTTTCACAAGCCAGAGTGGCTTCATTattcagtgtgggaagagttttgcttCTTCTAACACCTTCAAATCTAATGTAAGAattcatacaggggagaagccgtACCCCTGCCTTGATTGTGGGAAAAGCTTTGTTAGTGCAGGAGTCCTAACCATACACCAGCGGACACACACTGGATTGAAGctttatagctgtgatcagtgtgggaagagcttcaatcagtcagtccacctgactacacaccagcgaacacactctggagagaagccttatagctgtgatcagtgtgggaagagctttgttCAGTCAGTCCACCTGACcacacaccagcgaacacacagtggagagaagccttatagctgtgatcagtgtgggaagagcttcgtTCAGTCAGTCCACCTGTCtacacaccagcgaacacacactggagagaagccttatagctgtgatcagtgtggaaagagctttgctGTATCAGAAAAACTAACCatacaccagcgaacacacactggagagaagccttacagctgtgatcagtgtggaagGGGCTTTTCTCAATCAGTAACCCGGAATAAACACCAGCGactacacacaggagagaagccttatagctgtgatcagtgtggaaagagctttgctGTATCAGAAAAACTAACTATACACCagcgaatacacacaggagagaagccttatagctgtgatcactgtgggaagagctttgctgtAGTTTCCTCCCTGATTAgacaccaggtaacacacactggaGTGAGAACTTATGTCTGTCTATGTGGGAAGAGCTTTGGTCTAGCTTCCTCCCTTACTatacaccagcgaacacacactggagagaagccttatagctgtgatcattgTGGAAGGGGCTTTTCTCAATCAGTAAACCGGAATAAACACCaacgaacacacacaggagagaagccttatagctgtgatcagtgtgggaagagctttgctgcAGGTTTCACCCTGACTagacaccagcgaacacacacaggagagaagccttacagcTGTGATCATTGTGGAAAGAGCTTTGCTCTAGCTTCCACCCTGACtacacaccagcgaacacacactggggagaagccttatagctgtgatcagtgtggaaagCGCTTCAATCAGGCATGCAACCTGACTaaacaccagcgaacacacactggagagaaagaaGCCTTAtatctgtga
- the LOC139401828 gene encoding zinc finger protein ZFP2-like, whose protein sequence is MYNTSCGHQDRASPSPSTLPESPGHNSPGSALLLDLKRVSVQLVDCRKTAGQSGTVREGHEEEGDLISSRDSPNRRSLSGRDLSSGELQQQHVADEAEKSVSQSEHLKHQHRRTGKKSHHSCSDCGKSFTTRRSFITHLRIHTGEKPYHCYQCGKSFNQSGNLTAHQVTHTGEKPYSCDQCGKSFAVSGHLNRHQLTHTGEKPYSCGQCGKSFNQSGNLTAHQLTHTGVKPYSCDQCGKSFARSRELTTHQVTHTGVKPYSCDQCGKSFAQDSNLTRHQVTHTGEKPYSCDQCGKSFAQASNLTTHQRTHTGEKPYSCDQCGKSFATYNTFKYHLRIYEGEKPYPCLDCGKNFASAGALTIHQRVHTGEKPYSCDQCGKSFAVASTLIIHQRIHTGEKPYSCDQCGKSFAVVSTLNKHYRIHTGERTYVCLCGKNFARASTLIIHQRTHTGEKPYSCDQCGKSFAESGTLNSHQRTHTREKPYVCLCGESFTHLGNIRKHQKAKMCHISTPSYLTPFPDS, encoded by the exons ATGTACAATACTTCCTGTGGTCACCAGGACAGAGCTAGCCCGTCCCCCTCCACCCTGCCGGAGTCCCCTGGTCACAACTCTCCTGGTAGCGCCTTACTGCTGGATCTGAAGAGGGTGTCTGTGCAGCTGGTCGACTGCAGGAAAACAGCAGGGcagagtggaactgtgagagaaGGACACGAGGAGGAGGGAGATTTGATTTCATCAA GGGACTCTCCTAACCGTCGCTCTCTCAGTGGGAGGGACTTATCATCTGGGGAGCTTCAACAACAACATgttgctgacgaggcagagaagagtgtCTCCCAATCAGAACACCTCAAACACCAGCACAGACGTACAGGGAAGAAATCTCACCacagctgctctgactgtgggaagagtttcactaCACGAAGATCCTTCATAACTCACCTGCGTATTCACACcggagagaagccttatcactgttatcagtgtgggaagagcttcaatcaGTCAGGCAACCTGACAGcacaccaggtaacacacactggagagaagccttacagctgtgatcagtgtgggaagagttttgctgtATCAGGACACCTGAATAGACACCAgctaacacacactggagagaagccttatagctgtggtcagtgtggaaagagcttcAATCAGTCAGGCAACCTGACAGCACACCAGCTAACACATACTGGagtgaagccttatagctgtgatcagtgtgggaagagctttgctcgGTCTCGAGAGCTGACAAcacaccaggtaacacacactggagtgaagccttatagctgtgatcagtgtgggaagagctttgctcaAGATTCCAACCTAACTAGACACCAGGTAACGcatacaggagaaaagccttacagctgtgatcaatgtgggaagagctttgctcaAGCTTCCAACCTGACtacacaccagcgaacacacacaggagaaaagccttatagCTGCgatcagtgtggaaagagctttgctACATATAACACCTTCAAATATCATCTGAGAATTTATgaaggggagaagccttacccctGCCTTGATTGTGGGAAAAACTTTGCTAGTGCAGGAGCCCTAACCATACACCAGCgtgtacacacaggagagaagccttatagctgtgatcagtgtgggaagagctttgctgtAGCTTCCACCCTGATTATACACCAGCGcattcacactggagagaagccatatagctgtgatcagtgtggaaagagctttgctGTGGTTTCCACCTTGAATAAACACTATCgcatacacactggagagagaacTTATGTCTGTCTATGTGGAAAGAACTTTGCTCGAGCTTCCACCCTGATTatacaccagcgaacacacactggagagaagccttatagttgtgatcagtgtggaaagagctttgctGAGTCAGGGACCCTGAAttcacaccagcgaacacacactaGAGAGAAACCCTATGTCTGTCTATGTGGAGAGAGCTTTACTCATTTAGGGAATATTAGAAAACACCAGAAAGCAAAAATGTGCCATATTTCAACTCCCTCCTATTTGACACCATTTCCAGATTCCTAA